One part of the Nyctibius grandis isolate bNycGra1 chromosome 33, bNycGra1.pri, whole genome shotgun sequence genome encodes these proteins:
- the LETM2 gene encoding LETM1 domain-containing protein LETM2, mitochondrial, which yields MCRGPGRAAALPARSPLACAAGAEGPAAARPRWLRGTMAARGGNVLRALARSSFGGSHLLAHSRPPYTPAVAFVQLVDSHLNRTCVRDSANQPSLRCARWGTGLPHSPAEAVQTLHTSACLCQELRDEPPSHQSTVNQGAKPAKTPTKQVIEPPVGRKSLRQKMVDELKHYCNGFHLLWIDTKVAARMVWRLLHGQVLTRRERRRLLRTCADLFRLVPFLVFVIVPFMEFLLPVFLKLFPEMLPSTFETESKKEEKQKKKLNAKLELAKFLQETVAEMAKRNKADTGQGKQFSSYVHQIRHTGHQPSTQEIVRFSKLFEDELTLEHLERPQLVALCKLLELQPIGTNNLLRFQLLLRLRTIKADDEMIAKEGVNGLSVSELQSACRARGMRSLGLSEEQLKEQLRQWLDLHLKENVPPSLLLLSRALYLIDVKPQSVPVPQNKIGETAEVMPSVPEGQEALVDPAPIVQGRKNEEFVSQPTEKLPVSEVSVKAPPQQTKMEASQSSKAGANGV from the exons atgtgccgggggccgggcagggccgcAGCGCtccccgcccgctccccgctGGCCTGCGCTGCTGGAGCTGagggccccgccgctgcccgcccccgcTGGCTCCGTGGGACCATGGCCGCCCGCGGCGGTAACGTGCTCCGCGCTCTGGCCCGGTCGAG TTTTGGAGGCTCCCACCTTCTTGCGCACTCCAGGCCTCCGTACACTCCAGCAGTTGCTTTTGTCCAACTGGTGGATTCTCATTTAAACCGGACTTGTGTGAGGGACTCTGCAAACCAGCCATCGCTGCGCTGCGCACGGTGGGGCACCGGTCTGCCTCACTCACCGGCCGAAGCTGTGCAAACGCTTCACACGTCCGCCTGCTTGTGCCAGGAGCTCCGAGATGAACCTCCGTCCCACCAGAGTACTGTAAACCAGGGCGCCAAGCCCGCGAAAACTCCAACGAAACAAGTCATAGAGCCTCCCGTGGGAAGAAAGTCTTTGCGCCAAAAAATGGTGGATGAACTGAAACATTATTGCAACGGGTTCCACTTGCTTTGGATCGACACTAAGGTGGCTGCCAGGATGGTGTGGAGGCTGTTACATGGCCAGGTCCTCACTAGGAGGGAGAGACGGAGG TTGCTGAGAACTTGTGCAGATCTCTTCCGGCTGGTTCCCTTCCTGGTGTTTGTCATTGTCCCCTTCATGGAATTTCTGTTACCTGTATTCTTGAAACTCTTCCCTGAAATGCTGCCCTCGACGTTTGAGACAGAGTCAAAAAAG gaagaaaagcagaaaaagaaattaaatgcaaagcTGGAATTAGCAAAGTTCCTTCAGGAGACTGTTGCAGAGATGGCCAAAAGGAACAAAGCAGATACAGGACAAGGGAAGCAGTTTTCCTCCTACGTGCACCAG ATCCGTCACACCGgccaccagcccagcacccaggaGATCGTACGCTTCTCCAAGCTCTTTGAGGATGAGCTGACCCTGGAACACCTGGAACGGCCGCAGCTGGTAGCTCTTTGCAAATTGCTCGAGCTGCAGCCCATTGGCACCAACAACCTGCTCCGctttcagcttctgctgagGCTCAGAACTATCAAGGCAGATGATGAA atgatTGCCAAGGAAGGAGTCAATGGCCTGAGTGTGTCTGAACTGCAGAGCGCCTGCAGAGCCAGAGGGATGCGATCGCTGGGTCTCTcggaggagcagctgaaggaacaaCTCAGACAG TGGCTGGATCTGCATTTAAAAGAGAATGTTCCACCTTCTCTGCTCCTGCTTTCCCGTGCCTTGTACTTAATAGATGTAAAGCCACAATCTGTTCCAGTTCCACAAAATAAG ATAGGTGAAACTGCTGAAGTCATGCCATCCGTTCCTGAAGGTCAAGAGGCCCTAGTGGATCCTGCCCCCATTGTACAGGGAAGAAAG AATGAAGAGTTTGTATCTCAGCCAACAGAGAAATTGCCAGTCTCAGAAGTGTCAGTTAAGGCTCCCCCACAACAG ACTAAAATGGAAGCATCTCAGAGCAGCAAAGCCGGCGCCAATGGGGTCTAG